The sequence below is a genomic window from Salicibibacter cibarius.
CCCATCCCGAGAATAATGGATGCGACCATGATTAACAAAAGTAACGGCAACAGTTGTCCGCCTGACATTTCTACCGCGAATCGCGAGAAAGCCATGCCAAGTCCGGTCATAATAACAGACCCGGCAATAATGCCTGCGCCGGCACACGCCATTACCGTCGGCACAGCATTGCGGATGCCTTTTTCCAAAGCGGCAAGAATAGCCATTACGTTCAAACGGCTTTCTTTTTTAAATAAACTTAATATAAAAACGGACAACAACGCCCACATCCCGGCCCTCATCGGACTGTAACCGCTGACCATCAAAACAATAATGATCACTAACGGCAGAATGAGGTATCCTTTGCCCGCGACGAGCTTCCAGAAATTTGGGAGTTGATGCCCCGGGATGCCTTCCAACCCTAAGCGACGCGCTTGAAAATAAATGACCACGCCGACGACGGTAAAGAACAGGATAGCCGGGAGCAGTGCATAGCCAGCTACTTCAATGTAAGGAATGCCGGTGTATTCCGCCATAACAAAGGCAGCCGCGCCCATGATCGGCGGCATAATCTGCCCGCCTTGGGAAGCAACCGCTTCCACGGCACCGGAAAACGTTTTCGTATAACCGACCCTTTTCATCAGCGGAATCGTGAACGGTCCGGTCATAGACGCGTTCGCCGCTCCGTTTCCGCTCACCGTCGCCAACAACCCACTAGATAATACGGACGCAAGAGCGGGGCCGCCGCGAATGCGTCCGGTCAAGGCAAATGCAAATTCAATAAAAAATTGCCCAACCCCTGTCCTCATCATAAAAGCAGCAAAAATCAGAAACAGAATGAGGACTGTGGATGCCACGTAAATGGGATCACTGAAAATCCCGTTCGTCGTCGTGTAAAGGGCATCAGTCATGCGGCCATAACTAAATCCTTGATGGCCTAAAATTCCCGGAAAAATAGGCCCGATAAATATATACGCCCAAAAGAACAATGCCAATATGGCCATTGCGTGCCCAATCGTCCGTCGTACCCCTTCGATAACTAGAAGAATCATAACCGTCGCCACGATTTGATCAAAAAGGGTAGATGCTCCTTGGCGGAGGGCAATCTCCGGATAGGAAAAGAACGCATGCCCGAGTAGGGCAATCGACAAGACGAGCGGCACTGCATCGAACAATAAATGGCCGGGTTCTTTGCCTTTACGATAGGAAAACGTACTAAAACACAAAATCAAAAAGATTGATGTAAACACGGCACGGTGTTGCCAAGCCGGCAAACCGCCCGCTGCCGCGTAATAGATCACATAAACCGCGAGGGTGATCGCGATGATGGCAATCATAAATTGCCGCAAGCGCTTCCACATTGACCAGCCGTCCGGGTTGTACAAGGACTTCTCAATGGAGGAGTTCATTCTTTCTTCTTCGATGGTTAAGTCAATTTTTTCATTTCCGGTATTTGTTTTCTCCATTGCGCTCTCCCTCCTTTCTAGTCAGTTGCACCGACTTCTTCATAATATCGCAATGCGCCGGGATGAATATTTTCTTCGGGATCGTCAATTTCACCGTAAGCAAATTCCGGATCGAACCATTCCCCTCGGGTCGGTTGTTCCTCTTCAACTCGATCAACATTTTCCCAAATAGCCTTTGTCAGTTCATACACGACGTCATCATCCATATCCTCGTGTACAATCATCATCGCCCAAGTCACAACGGTCGGAACATCTTCCGTTTGAGCGCTATAACTGTCAGCGGGAATCTCCAAATCCGTCGTATACCCATACTCCTGTTCCTCCAACTCATCCAACACTTCATCGGGGATGGACAAAAGTTCCACGGACTGGGTAGCATCAATTTCTGTCAAACCCGGAACGTAAGGACCGCCGCCTTGAATCGTGAGATCAATAATCCCATCCCTCATCTGATTGGCAGCATCACCGTAACCCCCATAATCTATTGCCACACCCGCTTCTTCCAAATCTTCTTCGTCATACCCCATGGCTTCAAAGATTCGATGAAAGGTTTGCACGCTTGCGTCGCCCGGGTTACCGGGAATCACATCTGCGCCATATTCAACCACATCTTCCAGGGATTCATATGGGCTGTCTTCCAATACCGCGATGTTCCAAAAGGTAGGATAAAATGCGCCGAGCGCCTTAACATTCTCCTGAGGTTCCCCTTCAAACCCTCCTTCCCCGTTAATCCCATCAACAAAGTCAGATACAAACGCGAATCCGGTCTGCACGTCCACACCTGTATTCACCTCGCGAATGTTGCCAATCGCGGCACCTTCAACAACAGTCACATCGGCTTCTTCCAGTTCATCAAGCCAAATGTCGGAAAATAAGGTGGACAGCGGGTACCATCCCGAATCTGTCGGCCCGGAAATGTGGGCATGCTGCCACTCATCATCCTCAGCTTCACTATTGCAAGCCGTTAACAGACCGGCTGTGAGTAAAAACGAGCCACTTAACAAACAAAATTTCTTCGCTTTTTTATTCAATCTCAATCTCTTCCCTCCTGTATGTCTTAGATGTCGTCTCATTCTTTTAATGCAATAATGATGCCAAAAAAATAATCGACAAAAAAGGCATCAAATTAAAGGGCTTTCATTTTCTTTATTTTGCTATCATTCATTTCCGTATGGATCATACAAAAATGAATGAAAAAAAGCTTCCGCAGAAGCTTTAACTGGATAAGCTGTTGTCATGTGCAATATTACGTCCGGCTTTTTTTGAACGCAAATAAAGATGAAAAACAATATGGGCAATGATCATCCAGCCTATATAAACGAAAAATAAATTTCGGAAAATCTCTTCTTGAGGCAATTGCTGCTGAACGGAAATAAGCATTCCCGCGACTCCGGCACCGAAAGCGCCTCCCACAAATTGGGATAATTGTATGAGCCCCATGCCTGAACCGATAAACGTTGCCGGTAGTATTCTTGATACCTCATTATTCGCGCTTGCAAGCAAAATGTTCGAGCCGGAAATGGCGATGATGATAATGCCAAGCGAGGCATATGGCGATACATTTGCAAAAAATGCGAACAGTATATAAGCGATGAATAGAAACGCCAAGCCTGCCCGGATCACATTCACCGGTCCTTTGCGATCGATGACTTTCCCTGCTAAGTTTGCAGAAAATGCTGCTAAAATTGCTCCCGGAAAAATAATGAGTCCTGTTTCCAACGGATTTTTATTAAAAAGCTCGGATAAAAGAATCGGAATCGTAAATAACGTTGCAAAGTTCATAAAGAAAGAAGTGAAAGGCATAAGAAGCAACAACAAGTAACTTCGATAATGAAGCAATTCAGACTGGATAAAAGGAATTTCAGCCTTATGTATATGTTTCCATAAGAGGAACATAGCAGGAATCGAAAAAATGAGCGCAATGTAGATCCCACTCGTCACAAACAATAGTACGCCGCCTACAGATACGCCAATCAATATCGCCCCAAATACATCAAACTTCACTTTTTGTATAGCTTCAGAAGGCAGATTCCTGCGAATGATCGGCAAAATCACCAACACGGCAAAAGGGACAAGAAACAAATAATTCCATCCCCATTGCTCTGTAAGCACTCCTCCGAAAAGCGGTCCCATCCCAAATCCTAATGACGCGGAGGCCGCAACGACCGCCATCGCGTTCCCACGCCTGTTTACCGGGATATATTTTGAAAAGAGGACAACAGCTAAACTGGGGAGCGCACTTGCACCAATTGCTTGAAAAAGGCGGGCAAGAAGTAAAAAAAGAAACGAGTTGGAAAAAAATCCGATCAGTGAGGATATACCTAAAACGAGCAGCCCGAAACTGATCAGTCTGCGGATTGGCACATAATCTGATAAACGGCTGAATGTTATCGCAGATAACGCAAACACGACGGAATATCCGGAGACAATCCAGGTGGCAACCGATGAAGGGATCTGAAATTCCGTAATAACCGTAGGGAGCGCGACATTAAACATAGTCGTATTCATCGTCATCAGAAACATCCCGATTCCC
It includes:
- a CDS encoding TAXI family TRAP transporter solute-binding subunit, whose protein sequence is MRLNKKAKKFCLLSGSFLLTAGLLTACNSEAEDDEWQHAHISGPTDSGWYPLSTLFSDIWLDELEEADVTVVEGAAIGNIREVNTGVDVQTGFAFVSDFVDGINGEGGFEGEPQENVKALGAFYPTFWNIAVLEDSPYESLEDVVEYGADVIPGNPGDASVQTFHRIFEAMGYDEEDLEEAGVAIDYGGYGDAANQMRDGIIDLTIQGGGPYVPGLTEIDATQSVELLSIPDEVLDELEEQEYGYTTDLEIPADSYSAQTEDVPTVVTWAMMIVHEDMDDDVVYELTKAIWENVDRVEEEQPTRGEWFDPEFAYGEIDDPEENIHPGALRYYEEVGATD
- a CDS encoding MFS transporter, producing MSGSPAAKQNMGKPFEMNERTILVFWGIGMFLMTMNTTMFNVALPTVITEFQIPSSVATWIVSGYSVVFALSAITFSRLSDYVPIRRLISFGLLVLGISSLIGFFSNSFLFLLLARLFQAIGASALPSLAVVLFSKYIPVNRRGNAMAVVAASASLGFGMGPLFGGVLTEQWGWNYLFLVPFAVLVILPIIRRNLPSEAIQKVKFDVFGAILIGVSVGGVLLFVTSGIYIALIFSIPAMFLLWKHIHKAEIPFIQSELLHYRSYLLLLLMPFTSFFMNFATLFTIPILLSELFNKNPLETGLIIFPGAILAAFSANLAGKVIDRKGPVNVIRAGLAFLFIAYILFAFFANVSPYASLGIIIIAISGSNILLASANNEVSRILPATFIGSGMGLIQLSQFVGGAFGAGVAGMLISVQQQLPQEEIFRNLFFVYIGWMIIAHIVFHLYLRSKKAGRNIAHDNSLSS
- a CDS encoding TRAP transporter permease; this encodes MEKTNTGNEKIDLTIEEERMNSSIEKSLYNPDGWSMWKRLRQFMIAIIAITLAVYVIYYAAAGGLPAWQHRAVFTSIFLILCFSTFSYRKGKEPGHLLFDAVPLVLSIALLGHAFFSYPEIALRQGASTLFDQIVATVMILLVIEGVRRTIGHAMAILALFFWAYIFIGPIFPGILGHQGFSYGRMTDALYTTTNGIFSDPIYVASTVLILFLIFAAFMMRTGVGQFFIEFAFALTGRIRGGPALASVLSSGLLATVSGNGAANASMTGPFTIPLMKRVGYTKTFSGAVEAVASQGGQIMPPIMGAAAFVMAEYTGIPYIEVAGYALLPAILFFTVVGVVIYFQARRLGLEGIPGHQLPNFWKLVAGKGYLILPLVIIIVLMVSGYSPMRAGMWALLSVFILSLFKKESRLNVMAILAALEKGIRNAVPTVMACAGAGIIAGSVIMTGLGMAFSRFAVEMSGGQLLPLLLLIMVASIILGMGMPTVSAYVILATVAAGALTQLGVPVLVAHFFVFYFGIFSGITPPVAITSFITAGIAGSNPLRTSVYSLRVGMAGFILPYMLVYNPSLSFDGSVPSIIFGIITALLGLVAFAGFIEGCMLKITAVWERIALLVAAVLLVTDHLWTDLIGLVLLAVVFIYQWRGNDKSTTVGISTEY